TCTgcttatttaattgtattttttatttgaaactacTTTGTTGTGTGGACACAGtagatgaaatatatttaaaaaacgaaggaacaataaatttattgtttggtttacaacattatttaatgtccttcgttttttaaatatgtttaaatacaattattagaGAAACTTTATTGTATTTCACGATACTATAATGGTATAAATTAAATgggaaaaagaatatattggaaaataaaactatttattgttaataataatattgttcccgcaataaaattattatataataaagagaaaaattacaattttttaaacagacacccaatataaaagagaattcATACCTCTATATGTGATTTACATTACTGTTACATATTACTGttacaatattatactttaaaaaaaatatattgaacaaTCTTCctatgaataaattatgtacataacCCATActaaattgtacaataaattGCCTTTGAGTCGTTGATAACTTATAAGTTATTGGTTGATCTGacgttaaataattgaaataaaaagaaattatgtaattattaattctgcCTATAAAACTTCTTATATCTACAATTCTTCCATTTCAACAAAATCTAATCTTTTAATCCAATGTCAATCAAATTAGACTAGATATTGAAGCTGGTTCtcgtgtatatttttttcttaaaagatgtaattttcaaattaaaatattctacaattgGCGTTCAAATCTCATATACTTCAAGAAGTagtaaatatacaatataggGATTTTATGGAAAAGCTAATGCAAAGCCATTCAACTCTTTGAGGACCTTTTTTggtatttaagaaataaaagaaaatatgtttttttaagCATGAAAAGACGAATGCTTGATTAGAATACAACCTTACACAATACAACCATAAGTTAGTCACTTATTAATCAGAGATTTATTGGAAATCTCtaacaaaatgtattttatttaatattctaccATTAAATACTAATATCATGggatatatattgtaattgaaataacagatctacgataaaataagcagaaaataaaagtagtaaaaaatgtttgaaatgtaCTAAATGTCACATTTGGTTCATGCATACTAGAAATTCTAATACTTATGATCGTCGGTGTAATTTAGAAACTAATAGACtgtagatttttatgtaaGTTTGCATTTCCATGGACatttgtaattaaagaaatgcaATTTAGAGATTCGTGTtgcgtattaaaaattaaaacgaatacTTTACTATggacattttttatatttttgcatactaTATGTACTCTgcaaatttttgtacttttaaatcTCCCACAAATGCATGAAAATCCACAATgtagcaataaatattaaatatgtcaTGTTAAATACATGAATCAAAATTCCGTCATCTAAAAATTGAGCAACAAAAGAAAGGATAAAcggtgaaaagaaagaaagaaaatataccaAGGAAATACTtaaatcaaaaatttatttaaaactaaaGGTATGTACAGCTCAAGCAGGGATATGTTCGCCCTGTGGTTGGAATCCATTCTCATCGGCCACGTAGTTGACGGTGTATTTCACGTTGGTTTGTGGGTCTACCCAGCTGAAGCTTCCACGAACAGCCAAAGATTCGTTTTCGGTTCCTACATTAACCAATTCGGCGGATTCCTGGTGAGCTTGTCCATTGGAAAGTTCGTAGCCATAGTTGTAACTGCCCAGGCCAATATTGTCAGAGGGTGTCTCCTTGAGGACCAGTACGTCTTCTTGACGAACTTGAGGAGCAGCGGAAACGGCAACAACGACGAGGGCGAAGGCGATGAACTGCAATGAAGAAGAAAGCAATTAACATTTgatatgaaattgaatattgatACACTTAAAACGTAAACGTCCATAAAGATTCATGTAGATGAATAGCGTGATAATAAAAGTACAGATAAAGatgatacaaattattttcgaattctTTTAGAGTTGTTTTGAAATTGACTATTGAATATGTCATGGTAAAAGTAGAGTAAAATTCATCTAAAGATTCTTTTGAATTGTTTTAACGTCAATTATCGAATCGTGGATCAAAGTAATAAGCTTAAGAAGATATTTAGTAGCCGATCTGGCAACAACtgaagattattttaaaagtctTTTGGATCGTTTTAAAATCAATCATTAAACCGTGAATGGCAACGAAGTATTACTGGTTTTTTGTCTGTAAACACTATGTTATCTCGTTGTTTTATATCAAGCGCCTGTTTAATTATCCCGCGTGATTCGTCACTGTCTTCCGGTGGCAAGAACGCACGTGTTATGCAAGGAGATCCGTTACCGGTgatttacttaaaataattctgcaaACATATTTGCATGTTAACAATAGGCAAGAGAAAAACGATACTAAACGTAAATTGCTGGATGCAGTATCGCTCTATCgttaatggtacataacgatCCTGTGCGCGTTAATTGCACGCTCGTAATCGCTAGATCATCGGCGATCTCTTACGAATGatcattttccatttcaagaataaaaatcCACTAATGGAAGCGAACGAAGCTTccagtttctttattttcatttctataaattgtaattttatatgaaataaagaagatgaaattcGAATGAAACCACGACTATACACTTTTGATGCCCGATAAGAAATTTCGCTTAGTACTCGAAGGAAACACGCACCAGCTTCATGATTGGTTGTTTTGGTTTGGATTGAACTTCTTTGGATTGTCAAAGACGATGCACAGGTGTTAACCTGAGATGAGTTAGATTACGATACTGATTCAATCATGATCCAGAGGACCGTTATATAGTCGGATTTCGAGATGAATTTTACCCCTTCCAAGGAGCCGACTCCCAAAATTCTTCGGTGAAGATGTTGAAATCACCGAATGGCATTGGCCGACTGGCGGTGGTAGAACGATGACCGACAAAGGAAGAGGCGGTGAATGTCAGACAAGAATTCAAGGAAGAGCAGCCAGCAGCGAAAATTGCACGTGGTTTCACCGTGGATCCTGTATGGATCGTCTTACCAAACTTGGATGGAACAATGGATGCGATCGGCGTCAGAAAATCCTTCCATAAGATGTATAGGGCTTGGTATTACCGTttcaggctagctgaacaaAGAAGATGATTATTTAAGAGGACATGAATTTATGGAGATTCAAGTGATGGTTATTTTGAGAAAACgttgagaaatatatttcagtaTTATTGCAATAAGATGCAATGTTCTGAGAATATTTACAAAGGGAGAGAAACATTTTATGCAAGTAGAATTAAAATACTGTAAATTGTTATAactgagaaatttatttagttgCAGTCAATTTTCGT
This DNA window, taken from Bombus pyrosoma isolate SC7728 linkage group LG6, ASM1482585v1, whole genome shotgun sequence, encodes the following:
- the LOC122568204 gene encoding flexible cuticle protein 12-like isoform X1, translated to MKLFIAFALVVVAVSAAPQVRQEDVLVLKETPSDNIGLGSYNYGYELSNGQAHQESAELVNVGTENESLAVRGSFSWVDPQTNVKYTVNYVADENGFQPQGEHIPA
- the LOC122568204 gene encoding flexible cuticle protein 12-like isoform X2, translated to MENFIAFALVVVAVSAAPQVRQEDVLVLKETPSDNIGLGSYNYGYELSNGQAHQESAELVNVGTENESLAVRGSFSWVDPQTNVKYTVNYVADENGFQPQGEHIPA